A portion of the Juglans microcarpa x Juglans regia isolate MS1-56 chromosome 1D, Jm3101_v1.0, whole genome shotgun sequence genome contains these proteins:
- the LOC121263371 gene encoding protein BTR1 isoform X3 yields MEKATYMKFLVSNAAAGSVIGKGGSTITDFQSQSGARIQLSRNHEFFPGTTDRIIMISGTINDVLKAVELILAKLLSELHAEGSDDVEPKTKVRLVVPNSSCGGIIGKGGSTIKSFIEESHAGIKISPQDNSYYGLNDRLVTLVGTLDEQMLAIDLILSKLSEDPHYYQSMNAPFSYPGVFFSGFHGTPYTYVLPSVATAPQNAMSYGTNGAGGKFQNNKEDRSNSMTIGVADGHIGFVVGRGGRNIMEIGQVTGARIKISDRGDFVTGTTNRKVTITGSHRAIRAAESMIMQKVAYASERVID; encoded by the exons ATGGAGAAGGCCACATACATGAAGTTTCTCGTGTCAAATGCTGCAGCTGGTTCTGTTATTGGAAAGGGCGGATCAACAATAACTGATTTCCAGTCGCAATCTGGAGCTCGAATTCAGTTGTCACGCAACCATGAGTTTTTCCCGGGGACCACTGACAGGATTATTATGATATCTGGAACAATTAATGACGTACTTAAGGCTGTAGAGCTGATTCTTGCCAAATTGTTGAGTGAG CTTCATGCTGAAGGAAGTGATGATGTTGAGCCAAAAACAAAAGTCAGGCTTGTTGTTCCAAATAGCTCATGTGGTGGCATAATCGGGAAGGGTGGTTCCACTATAAA GTCCTTTATTGAAGAATCACATGCTGGAATTAAGATATCTCCTCAGGATAATAGCTACTATGGGTTGAATGATAGGCTAGTGACACTGGTAGGAACTCTCGACGAACAGATGTTGGCTATTGATCTGATTCTTTCTAAGCTGTCTGAAGACCCCCATTACTACCAGTCCATGAATGCTCCATTTTCATATCCAG GTGTTTTCTTCTCCGGTTTTCATGGTACTCCATATACATATGTGCTTCCTTCTGTTGCAACAGCACCCCAGAATGCAATGAGCTATGGAACAAATGGGGCTGGAGGGAAGTTTCAGAACAACAAG GAGGATCGAAGTAACTCCATGACTATTGGGGTTGCAGATGGACATATTGGGTTTGTTGTTGGTCGTGGTGGAAGAAACATAATGGAAATCGGCCAG GTTACTGGGGCCAGAATAAAGATATCAGATAGAGGTGATTTTGTGACTGGGACGACTAATAG GAAAGTCACAATTACAGGATCGCACAGAGCAATTCGTGCAGCCGAGTCCATGATAATGCAAAAAGTGGCCTATGCTTCTGAGAGGGTGATTGATTAA
- the LOC121263371 gene encoding protein BTR1 isoform X1: protein MESTESSYMSSPEAPRKRSPPPPKSPTSDSMEKATYMKFLVSNAAAGSVIGKGGSTITDFQSQSGARIQLSRNHEFFPGTTDRIIMISGTINDVLKAVELILAKLLSELHAEGSDDVEPKTKVRLVVPNSSCGGIIGKGGSTIKSFIEESHAGIKISPQDNSYYGLNDRLVTLVGTLDEQMLAIDLILSKLSEDPHYYQSMNAPFSYPGVFFSGFHGTPYTYVLPSVATAPQNAMSYGTNGAGGKFQNNKEDRSNSMTIGVADGHIGFVVGRGGRNIMEIGQVTGARIKISDRGDFVTGTTNRKVTITGSHRAIRAAESMIMQKVAYASERVID from the exons ATGGAGTCAACCGAGTCTTCGTACATGTCGTCACCGGAGGCACCGCGTAAGAGATCTCCACCGCCTCCCAAGTCTCCTACCTCAG ATTCTATGGAGAAGGCCACATACATGAAGTTTCTCGTGTCAAATGCTGCAGCTGGTTCTGTTATTGGAAAGGGCGGATCAACAATAACTGATTTCCAGTCGCAATCTGGAGCTCGAATTCAGTTGTCACGCAACCATGAGTTTTTCCCGGGGACCACTGACAGGATTATTATGATATCTGGAACAATTAATGACGTACTTAAGGCTGTAGAGCTGATTCTTGCCAAATTGTTGAGTGAG CTTCATGCTGAAGGAAGTGATGATGTTGAGCCAAAAACAAAAGTCAGGCTTGTTGTTCCAAATAGCTCATGTGGTGGCATAATCGGGAAGGGTGGTTCCACTATAAA GTCCTTTATTGAAGAATCACATGCTGGAATTAAGATATCTCCTCAGGATAATAGCTACTATGGGTTGAATGATAGGCTAGTGACACTGGTAGGAACTCTCGACGAACAGATGTTGGCTATTGATCTGATTCTTTCTAAGCTGTCTGAAGACCCCCATTACTACCAGTCCATGAATGCTCCATTTTCATATCCAG GTGTTTTCTTCTCCGGTTTTCATGGTACTCCATATACATATGTGCTTCCTTCTGTTGCAACAGCACCCCAGAATGCAATGAGCTATGGAACAAATGGGGCTGGAGGGAAGTTTCAGAACAACAAG GAGGATCGAAGTAACTCCATGACTATTGGGGTTGCAGATGGACATATTGGGTTTGTTGTTGGTCGTGGTGGAAGAAACATAATGGAAATCGGCCAG GTTACTGGGGCCAGAATAAAGATATCAGATAGAGGTGATTTTGTGACTGGGACGACTAATAG GAAAGTCACAATTACAGGATCGCACAGAGCAATTCGTGCAGCCGAGTCCATGATAATGCAAAAAGTGGCCTATGCTTCTGAGAGGGTGATTGATTAA
- the LOC121263371 gene encoding protein BTR1 isoform X2 yields the protein MESTESSYMSSPEAPRKRSPPPPKSPTSDSMEKATYMKFLVSNAAAGSVIGKGGSTITDFQSQSGARIQLSRNHEFFPGTTDRIIMISGTINDVLKAVELILAKLLSELHAEGSDDVEPKTKVRLVVPNSSCGGIIGKGGSTIKSFIEESHAGIKISPQDNSYYGLNDRLVTLVGTLDEQMLAIDLILSKLSEDPHYYQSMNAPFSYPAPQNAMSYGTNGAGGKFQNNKEDRSNSMTIGVADGHIGFVVGRGGRNIMEIGQVTGARIKISDRGDFVTGTTNRKVTITGSHRAIRAAESMIMQKVAYASERVID from the exons ATGGAGTCAACCGAGTCTTCGTACATGTCGTCACCGGAGGCACCGCGTAAGAGATCTCCACCGCCTCCCAAGTCTCCTACCTCAG ATTCTATGGAGAAGGCCACATACATGAAGTTTCTCGTGTCAAATGCTGCAGCTGGTTCTGTTATTGGAAAGGGCGGATCAACAATAACTGATTTCCAGTCGCAATCTGGAGCTCGAATTCAGTTGTCACGCAACCATGAGTTTTTCCCGGGGACCACTGACAGGATTATTATGATATCTGGAACAATTAATGACGTACTTAAGGCTGTAGAGCTGATTCTTGCCAAATTGTTGAGTGAG CTTCATGCTGAAGGAAGTGATGATGTTGAGCCAAAAACAAAAGTCAGGCTTGTTGTTCCAAATAGCTCATGTGGTGGCATAATCGGGAAGGGTGGTTCCACTATAAA GTCCTTTATTGAAGAATCACATGCTGGAATTAAGATATCTCCTCAGGATAATAGCTACTATGGGTTGAATGATAGGCTAGTGACACTGGTAGGAACTCTCGACGAACAGATGTTGGCTATTGATCTGATTCTTTCTAAGCTGTCTGAAGACCCCCATTACTACCAGTCCATGAATGCTCCATTTTCATATCCAG CACCCCAGAATGCAATGAGCTATGGAACAAATGGGGCTGGAGGGAAGTTTCAGAACAACAAG GAGGATCGAAGTAACTCCATGACTATTGGGGTTGCAGATGGACATATTGGGTTTGTTGTTGGTCGTGGTGGAAGAAACATAATGGAAATCGGCCAG GTTACTGGGGCCAGAATAAAGATATCAGATAGAGGTGATTTTGTGACTGGGACGACTAATAG GAAAGTCACAATTACAGGATCGCACAGAGCAATTCGTGCAGCCGAGTCCATGATAATGCAAAAAGTGGCCTATGCTTCTGAGAGGGTGATTGATTAA
- the LOC121263388 gene encoding putative glycine-rich cell wall structural protein 1, producing MASSRLVGAAFLVLLLVDLTFAARSSPKAIDSKSVGGGGGRGGGGGGGGGGGGGGGRGGGLGSGYGSGYGSGGGAGYGKGGGGGGGKGGGGGGGGGSGGGSGTGSGSGSGYGEGYGSGHGVGSGQGGGGGGGRGGGGGGGSGNGSGSGYGEGYGSGEGYGGGVGEGGRHVSGRGGGSGGGGGGGHGGGSGNGYGPGYGSGYGEGYGSGYGNGEGDFP from the coding sequence ATGGCCAGCTCTAGGCTGGTTGGTGCTGCATTCTTGGTTTTGCTCCTCGTGGACCTTACCTTTGCCGCAAGATCATCACCAAAAGCCATAGATAGTAAGAGTgttggtggtggaggaggaagaggcggtggtggtggcggtggcggtggcggtggcggtggaggaggaagaggaggtggGCTTGGTTCAGGGTATGGTTCAGGATACGGGTCAGGGGGTGGTGCTGGATATGGtaaaggaggaggaggtggtggtggtaagggaggaggtggaggtggtggaggaggaTCCGGGGGTGGTTCAGGAACTGGGTCTGGAAGCGGTTCTGGGTATGGCGAAGGATATGGATCAGGTCATGGGGTCGGAAGCGGACAAGGTGGCGGAGGCGGAGGTGGGCGAGGCGGTGGAGGAGGTGGAGGCTCAGGAAATGGAAGTGGGTCTGGTTATGGCGAAGGATATGGAAGTGGTGAAGGATATGGAGGTGGGGTTGGTGAAGGAGGTCGTCATGTTAGTGGCCGTGGAGGAGGcagtggtggaggtggaggcGGCGGCCATGGTGGCGGTTCTGGAAATGGCTATGGCCCTGGATATGGTAGTGGCTATGGGGAAGGCTATGGCTCCGGATATGGCAATGGGGAAGGCGATTTCCCatga